Sequence from the Drosophila subpulchrella strain 33 F10 #4 breed RU33 chromosome 3R, RU_Dsub_v1.1 Primary Assembly, whole genome shotgun sequence genome:
CAAAACCCGTTAGGGAAGAACTTGAACTGTGACAGAGCCATTAAAGAATTGTCGGCATGCCGCAGTGATACATTCTTTGCCCGGGCAGACTAACGATATCACTCAAGTATGACAATGTAATGAACCGAAATTAATGCACTAAATGGAACTTGAAACTGGAGCAACTCATGACCACAATCGGCCTGCGTATCCATATCCAGAAAAGGCAAACCATTTGACAGCTGCTCCAAGGGGGGTTTTTTACGTAGATTGGTTCGGGAGTTGGCAAAACCCAAGTAAGTCACGTAAAAAGTTTTATCCGTCATAAATCGTTGGACCAGAACGACGTTGACGTCTACGTTTGTTTTCTTGGCTGACTTTCCTCATTAATTTATCGAGTCTCGCTAGGAATTTCactatttttaagttttactTTTCGAGGGTTACATGCGGTTAATTGCTTTGTTTGTTTTCGATTATCAAAGACAACACTTGGATCTGCAGTTACTTAACCAAGACTCCAAGTCAATAACCATACCATTGCTAAGGGGCTGTAATTACTGGCATGCTCTattgaaatgtattatgtCCTCAAGACTTTACTTACCAAAAAGATTTCTTTAAAGAAATAGTTTTTAAGAACTCACCAGTATTCAGGCAGCAGAGAGCGCAGAACACGTAGCATATCCAATGAAGATTTATCCACATTTTGTACAGCAATATGGTAGGATCAGTAATCAAGTAAATTGATAGTTCCTTAGCTTCTCAGAGAGACATAACACTTTCACACAAATTATAAAGTAATCGTTATTGATTATCACTTTAAAATCAGTCACTTCACTTGAAACTCCTTCACACTTTCCATATTCAATTTTTAACAGTCTTTAACCGGTTTGTATTTTCTTCTTAAAGTTAAGTTATTGCAGACAGTCTTTTATTTTAGCAATAAATTTAAGTTCATCTCTGATGTGCCATAAACGTTCTCAAATTGAATTTATGTGCAACTTTTCCTTTGTTTAGCTCTGTAATTGGCAAAATGGCAATTTGAAATGGATAATGGTGAGGGCAAGGGGGAACCAGAGTCTTCTAGATTATTACAAGATTATTAGATAGACAAAACACTTTGGCACAGAAACCAAAGCAACTGGAACATTAGCACTCCCCACCTTCCAACCTTCTAGCAACTGAAAGTTGTTCCTCATCTTTAGCATATTCTTCCACCCCGCCTGCTTCCTTTTTCTATTGTCTTCTGGTTGTGGGGCAAATGTCGCACACATGTCACCTCCAAGTTGGGAGTTTGGAGTCGGGTCGCTTGGTCGGTTGCCACACTGTTGTCACCAACGGAATTGGCGGCATTTTATTCCACCAGAAACTCCAAGAATAACACAGGCAAAAAGGGGATGTTACCTTTTAAAGACCGAAGCATCAAGTACCCTATCAACGAAGGTTTaaagacattaaaaaactgTGATTTAATGATTCTCTTTCAAGTTCTTAGAGATTGTATCTTGAATAGAATTAGATctgatttttttaagattaGTCATAGATCGTGAAAATATATCAAGTACGTGTATTTCTAAATAATATCTATATACTATTTATGGTACGAAATGATCCTATTTACTAGAATCCAATTTATTATCAAACTACAATACCTTTATAACTCCAAAGGGTATAAAGACAACAACAGTGggaatgtttttgtttttgtttccttGGTTCCGGTATTTTTGAACTAGTGGAAGAATTTCAAACGCCGTTTACACGGGCCAAAGGAGCTTCCTCCTGGCCAGGATTTATGGCATACCACAGCAGGTGGGTGGGGAAAGTGTGGGGGGTGAGAGGCGTGTTGCATTGGGGTGGTTGTTGATGTTGATGGTTGAATCCGGAGGTTTGAGGGGACAGACAAACATTTGCATACAAATCAGCCGCTGGCCGTTGGCCGATGGCGAAAATGAAAACGCTTTTTTGACCGGAAGCCCGCGGAAGCGCACAAAAAAGTCATTCACCTGTGTAAAAACGGTTACATTTTCCAATATTCGCTTGGGCCGCGGACTGTGAACTTGTTTTCCCTGGGGTTTTTTCATTCGAAAAAAGTGTTGACTTATTTATAGCATATGGGAAGTTTAATTGGCCACAAGTTATTGAATCCGGTAATGATTAAAAGATGTCAATAAAACTAGATAAAGTAAGGGTACCCAATAAATCTCAATAATATATTCGACGTATCAACTAGTACGAGTATGTTTCACAATTTGTAAACCTTTATAATACTTTGACTTCGTTTCTATAATAACAATCTAAATGAAGGAgttttttgaaattattattaaatgtcATATCctctaaactttttttaaacatttttctgaAACATGCGAATGCTTACTGAAGTTATTTTTCAATGCAAATGAATTCCCAACTAAACTGTTcaatatctttatggacttcCTGTCACTTTCATTACTGCCAACCATTTTTCAAATGACTCATTATTTTGAAGTTTTAGACAATCTGCCATTATTATTTTGAGTTTCACTGTATTTATCCTTTTCAAACACGCACTTGATCCTTTTTGGGGTTGTTTTCAGATGCACTAAATTTAACACTTCATTGTTATGATTGTGATTGCAATGGACAAAGAACAAAGTTGGCCAAAAACGGTTTTATTTAGTACTCCGCAGCGCTGAACGAGCTCCTCGCATCGCGATCCAAACACAAACTGATTTTCCATAATGTTGCCAAAGTCGCGCCCCCTAACAACCGACAGCAATAAAAGCAGCAACAGCCTGTAAAGCCGGTGTGCGTTGGACTTGTGCTCACTATCATGCATGCACACATGCCTACAGGCCGGGTCAAAAAACTAGTTCaattttgaaaagttttgAAAAAGCTAAGCAATAAGATGCTATAGTTCAGGATACCGCCTTTTAATAAtagaataaaaaattattgtttCTAAGTTTCTTGCTGAGAACTGGGTAATgtactatttaaaaaaaatctagtaGTCATACAACTTTTCAAACAGGAAGAGCTTTAAAAAAAGGtacttttaataaatttgttcTTGAAAACTAAAGAAGACCAAAAAGGGTTTGCATTCAATAAACTTCCTAAACTGAAAATACGTTGAACAGACTTTcaacaaaatttaataaaataaatactaatAAATACTGTTAGTTGGATTTTGGTGATTTGGTAGGGTTTAGTTAATCTCCTATTATTTTTACCCCTGCTGTGGCTAAACGGTGGAAGCCTCTCTGGACGCCAGCTTTTACTTGTGTTGAAAATGTTTCCACATCACTCGTCAAGCGTTTCGACTGGAAAGAAGCAAGAAGAAACGGAAAGCGGCGGCGGCAGTGCtatgacaacaacaacagcttGCTGCCACAGCGCACGCGCCCCAGCTGGAATTGATGAGTACGAGTGGATTCCAGGCCAGGAGCAGTGCCTCTCTTCGTTGTGCTCCACTGAGCCGGCTTTGCAGCccctttctctctctctctccttGGACAgcgctctctctttctctcttgGAGCCTCTCTCTGTTTACATTGTGAGGAGTAGCCATGGGAACCAAGGCGGCGTCCTAGCCGGTCTCCCTTCCAGGCTCTCCTCCTTCCATTCCACCTGACCCGTCCACCTTCGTGACTCGGCTCCAGTGACATTGCATTTGCATGTGACTGCCGTTAATTGCTGTAATTCCCGCCCTGGACGTCGCCGGCACATAATTGCACTCTCCCGCTCCGAAGTCCTTTCTCTTCCTGTACAGTTTCGTGCCAGGCTTTCCTTGTTCTTCCTTAGCTTCCTTCGGTTACATGCAAACTTCGAGTGGTTTTTTGGGGCATGCTTTCTTCGCTTTTTGCTTTCCTTCCGACACTTTTGACTTACTTTATGGCCTGGTCGATTATGCCCGCCTTATCGGGCTTTAAATGGGTCTTAAGTTCTACAAGGGGTTGGAAATCCTAATGTGATTTTCTaattgaaaatacattttcttttcttgttttGGGATTATATCTTTTATTGTACAATGTTTAGAGGGAATggaaaaacatatgttttaaGTTTTGTTATAACCATTATGAATGTTTTCAGAACAATTATTAATTGAATAttgcttttttattttaaatatttatgtacaCAGAAACAACTTTATTTAGAGAACACTGGGAATCAGGTGATTATTTATCGGGTAAAGTAGATACTCCAAGTTGTCCAGACAGTCTACTTTGGAGTCTCAACTCTGTAAGTTATTAAAAGAAAGAAATAGATTCTCAGataagtattaaaaaaaatttaattaaaagaaagACCTATGTTCTATGTTAGCTTACTCAAAGTTATTcagaataaaaaaattaactaATTAATATATCTTTAACATAAGGAAGCAATTTAGAGCTATGGAAAGATGACTTTTTTATTACCGAAAATCTTATAAACGAGATCTTAGTTTAGAATTGGCATACCTATTCTCCAGCCtctgtaaaaataaattaagtttttttaTCGAATCTAACTTGCAGAAAGAAATCATACATATAAGTAGCTTTCTTATATTAATGACAAAGTGTACACTTTTCGCAAAAGGAGCATTATTTTCGCATCACAAGTACTTGGCTACTTAGTTATCATATTTGCTTAACCTGAACATGAAGGGTGTATTGTTTGGCTACGAATTACATTCAAACTCAGCTTACAATTAACTACAACTTTTACTTAGTAAATTGGCTAGCATTACAGTTCGGTGTGTTTGGGCTTGTTGAACAATCTTTCGCACAGTTTGGCCAAGATCTGGGACACCTCCAATCGGTACTCGTCCTTGGTGTTGGCATATCGGTTGCGAACGGTGAGCAGGGCATGCCTAAGACCCGAACTTTGCGACCAGGAGGTAATGCACAGATCCTCGGTGGTTTCCAAGGCAGTGGCAAACTGTTCCACCACCTCGGGTTGCTCTAAGAGATGCAGGAAGTCCTTGGTCAGGACACTGTCCACCGCAGCACAGTAGCCCTGCGATTGCAGCCACGGCTCGAACTCCAGGAGCACATATTGCGCCATCGTGGAGGCCGCTTCGGGTGCATCTTTGCTGGCCTCCAGCACTGACCGCTTCTCCAGCACCAGGTCACTGATGAGGGTCACCACTTTGGCCTTGCTCCGGAGCTCCACGTCTGGACTTTGCATAACCTTAATCAGTGCCTGTGTGCCCGAAGTGGAGAGCACTCGTTGCTGGGCTAGCGGAAACTTCCGCAACAGTGCTCCAAAGGCGTGAAGTGCAGCAGAGACCTCTGCAGCATTGCCAGAGCTGGTTAGGATCTGGGCCAGATGGGAGCCAAAGTTCTTCTCGAACACCTTTATCTGCGCCTTGGGATTATTGCTCGCCAGGGAGCCCAACACCCGCATGGCCGAGACCCTTAGGGAGGTGTTCGTATCGTTAACCACAATGGGCAGGAGGACGTCGTCCAGTCCCCCATTATCGATAAACATCAGGGCATTGTCGATCTGGTGCAGCAGGTACTCCAGGTTCTCCAGGCAGTCCAGCTTGGAGCGCATCTCTGACTCCTGCGGCGTCTTGCTGAAGTTCCGGTATTGATCAATCAGCTGGACTATCAGCTCTCCGTCTGTGCGGAAGTTCTTCTGGAACTCCTTGTAGGCCTTGCGCAGCTCCGCATAGCTCTTCTTCTGCTCCTTGACCCGACGCAGTGACTCCTCGATGATGTCCGGCTTGTAGTCCAGGGCCAGGGGTTCGTTGTCATCCTGATCCTGAGCCTTCTGGTCTCCCGGTTGACTCTGTAGAGCTGTGCCACGTTCGCTTTCGTCCAATAGTTTGGCTTCCTTGAGTCCGGTCTGCATGTTGATGCGGACGTGGAGTCCCTTGGGA
This genomic interval carries:
- the LOC119547257 gene encoding nucleotide exchange factor Sil1 isoform X2, translating into MSGKRIVCLLASVLILGSLQVAAATETDNKTSEFVATKEWQVIAEGQGIPKGLHVRINMQTGLKEAKLLDESERGTALQSQPGDQKAQDQDDNEPLALDYKPDIIEESLRRVKEQKKSYAELRKAYKEFQKNFRTDGELIVQLIDQYRNFSKTPQESEMRSKLDCLENLEYLLHQIDNALMFIDNGGLDDVLLPIVVNDTNTSLRVSAMRVLGSLASNNPKAQIKVFEKNFGSHLAQILTSSGNAAEVSAALHAFGALLRKFPLAQQRVLSTSGTQALIKVMQSPDVELRSKAKVVTLISDLVLEKRSVLEASKDAPEAASTMAQYVLLEFEPWLQSQGYCAAVDSVLTKDFLHLLEQPEVVEQFATALETTEDLCITSWSQSSGLRHALLTVRNRYANTKDEYRLEVSQILAKLCERLFNKPKHTEL
- the LOC119547257 gene encoding nucleotide exchange factor Sil1 isoform X1, whose amino-acid sequence is MSGKRIVCLLASVLILGSLQVAAATETDNKTSEFVATKEWQVIAEGQGIPKGLHVRINMQTGLKEAKLLDESERGTALQSQPGDQKAQDQDDNEPLALDYKPDIIEESLRRVKEQKKSYAELRKAYKEFQKNFRTDGELIVQLIDQYRNFSKTPQESEMRSKLDCLENLEYLLHQIDNALMFIDNGGLDDVLLPIVVNDTNTSLRVSAMRVLGSLASNNPKAQIKVFEKNFGSHLAQILTSSGNAAEVSAALHAFGALLRKFPLAQQRVLSTSGTQALIKVMQSPDVELRSKAKVVTLISDLVLEKRSVLEASKDAPEAASTMAQYVLLEFEPWLQSQGYCAAVDSVLTKDFLHLLEQPEVVEQFATALETTEDLCITSWSQSSGLRHALLTVRNRYANTKDEYRLEVSQILAKLCERLFNKPKHTELVETPK